In Candidatus Nitrosotenuis uzonensis, one DNA window encodes the following:
- a CDS encoding response regulator, with amino-acid sequence MSGKIIMVVDDDLDLLENTAFMIRGMGHDVFTAKDGDEAVAKYKDIKPNLTFMDIRMPKMDGYDAFFKIKQHDPNAKVILITAYNQDEKKHLKAKSMALIDTINKPYSFETLEQLISKYA; translated from the coding sequence ATGTCCGGCAAAATCATCATGGTTGTGGACGACGACCTTGATCTCTTGGAAAATACCGCATTCATGATCCGGGGTATGGGACATGACGTCTTTACAGCAAAAGATGGAGATGAGGCGGTGGCAAAATATAAGGACATCAAACCTAATCTTACCTTTATGGACATCAGAATGCCAAAAATGGATGGCTATGACGCATTTTTTAAGATAAAACAACATGATCCAAACGCCAAGGTAATTTTGATCACGGCGTACAACCAAGATGAAAAAAAACACCTAAAAGCAAAAAGTATGGCCCTGATTGATACCATTAACAAACCGTACTCGTTTGAAACACTGGAACAACTAATCTCAAAGTACGCCTAA